In Streptomyces hawaiiensis, one genomic interval encodes:
- a CDS encoding PLP-dependent aminotransferase family protein, with product MQERSSVGDLAEQLRRELDRYSPGGKLPSSRALVERFRVSPVTVSRALAQLAAEGLVVTRPGAGAFRAQARTSPAPGGDTSWQEVALSADGAADLVPRSVDASGVLVSLAAPPPGVIEFNGGYLHPSLQPERAMAAALSRAGRRPGAWGRPPMEGLPELREWFARSIGGAVTAAEVLVTAGGQSALTTALRALAPPGAPVLVESPTYPGMLAIARAAGLRPVPVPVDADGVRPALLADAFRATGAPAFVCQPLFQNPTGAVLAPERRAEVLRIAREAGAFVVEDDFVRRLVHEDAGPLPRPLAADDPDGVVVHVSSLTKATSPSFRVSALAARGPVLERLRAIQVVDTFFVPRPLQEAALELVGSPAWPRHLRAVSAELKARRDAMTGALALHLPEFALAHIPSGGYHLWPRLPDGTDESVLTSAALRAGVALTPGRPYFSAEPPAAHVRLSFAAVAGTGEIAEGVRRLRTACDEVLG from the coding sequence ATGCAAGAGCGTAGCAGTGTGGGTGATCTGGCAGAACAGCTGAGGCGGGAGCTCGACCGCTACTCGCCCGGTGGAAAGCTGCCGTCGAGTCGGGCCCTCGTGGAACGGTTCCGGGTGAGCCCGGTAACGGTGTCGCGTGCCCTGGCGCAGCTCGCCGCCGAGGGCCTCGTGGTCACTCGGCCCGGCGCGGGCGCGTTCCGTGCGCAGGCCCGGACGTCACCGGCCCCCGGCGGGGACACCTCCTGGCAGGAGGTCGCGCTCAGCGCCGACGGCGCCGCCGATCTCGTACCGCGCTCGGTCGACGCCTCGGGGGTGCTGGTGTCGCTGGCCGCGCCGCCGCCCGGCGTGATCGAGTTCAACGGCGGCTATCTGCACCCGTCGCTGCAGCCGGAGCGGGCGATGGCCGCCGCGCTCTCGCGGGCCGGGCGCCGTCCCGGTGCCTGGGGGCGCCCGCCCATGGAGGGGCTGCCGGAGCTGCGCGAGTGGTTCGCGCGGAGCATCGGCGGCGCGGTCACGGCCGCCGAGGTGCTGGTCACCGCGGGCGGACAGTCCGCGCTGACCACGGCCCTGCGCGCCCTCGCCCCACCCGGCGCCCCCGTTCTGGTCGAGTCGCCGACCTACCCCGGCATGCTCGCCATCGCCCGCGCCGCCGGTTTGCGCCCGGTACCCGTGCCGGTGGACGCCGACGGTGTGCGGCCGGCCCTGCTCGCCGACGCGTTCCGCGCCACCGGCGCCCCGGCCTTCGTCTGCCAGCCGCTCTTCCAGAACCCCACCGGCGCCGTACTCGCGCCCGAGCGGCGCGCCGAGGTGCTGCGCATCGCGCGGGAGGCGGGTGCGTTCGTCGTCGAGGACGACTTCGTACGGCGGCTCGTGCACGAGGACGCGGGGCCGCTGCCGCGGCCGCTGGCCGCCGACGACCCCGACGGCGTCGTCGTCCACGTCTCCTCGCTCACCAAGGCGACCTCTCCGAGCTTCCGGGTGAGTGCCCTGGCCGCCCGCGGACCGGTCCTGGAACGGCTGCGCGCCATCCAGGTCGTCGACACCTTCTTCGTGCCGCGCCCCCTCCAGGAGGCCGCGCTCGAACTCGTCGGCTCGCCCGCCTGGCCGCGCCATCTGCGGGCGGTCTCCGCGGAGTTGAAGGCCCGCCGGGACGCGATGACCGGTGCCCTCGCCCTGCACCTGCCGGAGTTCGCCCTGGCGCACATCCCGTCCGGCGGCTACCACCTGTGGCCGCGCCTGCCCGACGGCACGGACGAGTCGGTCCTGACCTCGGCGGCCCTGCGGGCCGGCGTCGCCCTCACGCCGGGCCGCCCGTACTTCAGCGCCGAACCACCGGCCGCGCACGTCCGGCTGAGCTTCGCGGCGGTCGCCGGGACCGGGGAGATCGCGGAGGGCGTCCGGCGGCTGCGTACGGCCTGCGACGAGGTGCTGGGATAA
- a CDS encoding DMT family transporter: MRAQSSATAVASIAVATPAPERPGFGTLQAALGVVAFSLTFPATAWGLEGFGPWSLVAVRSVLAAVIAGVALLALRVPLPARRHWPGLAVVGAGVVLGFPLLTTLALETSTTAHAAVVVGLLPLTTALFSALRVGTRPSRTFWIAALAGAAAVLAFTVQQSGGALTTADLYLFAALLVCAAGYTEGGRLARVMPGWQVIGWALVLCLPLTVPVAALALAHEPVRLTAHSVTGLLWVAAGSQFAGLVVWYRGMAAIGIPKASQLQLAQPLLTLVWSVLLLGEHLTVAAPLTAAAVLVCIAVTQRSRG; the protein is encoded by the coding sequence ATGAGAGCACAGAGTAGCGCTACTGCGGTGGCCTCGATAGCAGTCGCCACCCCGGCCCCGGAGCGCCCCGGCTTCGGCACCCTCCAGGCCGCCCTCGGCGTCGTGGCCTTCTCCCTCACGTTCCCGGCCACCGCCTGGGGGCTGGAGGGCTTCGGTCCCTGGTCGCTGGTCGCCGTGCGGAGCGTCCTGGCCGCTGTGATCGCGGGCGTCGCTCTCCTGGCGCTGCGGGTGCCGCTGCCCGCCCGTCGGCACTGGCCGGGCCTCGCGGTCGTCGGGGCCGGTGTCGTCCTCGGCTTCCCCCTGCTGACCACGCTGGCGCTGGAGACCTCCACCACCGCGCACGCCGCCGTCGTGGTCGGCCTGCTCCCGCTGACCACCGCGCTCTTCTCGGCCCTGCGCGTCGGCACGCGGCCCTCGCGCACCTTCTGGATCGCCGCCCTCGCGGGCGCGGCGGCGGTGCTGGCCTTCACCGTGCAGCAGAGCGGCGGCGCCCTGACCACCGCCGACCTGTACCTCTTCGCCGCGCTGCTGGTCTGCGCGGCCGGCTACACCGAGGGCGGCCGGCTGGCCCGGGTCATGCCGGGCTGGCAGGTGATCGGCTGGGCGCTGGTGCTGTGCCTGCCGCTGACCGTGCCCGTCGCCGCCCTCGCCCTGGCGCACGAACCCGTCCGGCTGACCGCGCACAGCGTCACCGGCCTGCTGTGGGTCGCGGCGGGTTCGCAGTTCGCCGGGCTGGTCGTCTGGTACCGCGGCATGGCGGCCATCGGCATCCCCAAGGCCAGCCAGTTGCAGCTCGCCCAGCCGCTGCTCACACTGGTGTGGTCGGTGCTGCTGCTGGGCGAGCACCTCACGGTCGCCGCCCCGCTGACGGCCGCGGCGGTGCTGGTCTGCATCGCCGTCACACAGCGATCACGCGGCTGA
- a CDS encoding DUF1918 domain-containing protein, whose product MRATVGDQLVQHGRVVGQHDKVGEIVEVLGQEGNPPYRVRFEDGHEGVCSPGPDTEIRHRETTTGP is encoded by the coding sequence ATGCGCGCAACCGTGGGTGACCAGCTTGTCCAGCACGGCAGGGTGGTCGGTCAGCACGACAAGGTCGGCGAGATCGTCGAAGTGCTCGGCCAGGAGGGCAACCCGCCGTACCGCGTCCGGTTCGAGGACGGACACGAGGGCGTGTGCTCCCCGGGACCCGACACGGAGATCCGGCACAGGGAGACCACCACCGGGCCATGA
- a CDS encoding glycoside hydrolase family 10 protein produces MGRVSRRAFAVAALSAFTMMPQASAAPGRKGGAPESEMRGVWIASVANRDWPSKPGLTASQQRAELLTHLDTAVSNRLNTVFLQVRPTADALWPSPYEPWSQYLTGTQGKDPGWDPLGTAVQEAHARGLRLHAWFNPYRIAAHADPTRLVASHPARRNPDWVVTYGGKLFYNPGLPEVRAFVEDAMLDAVAKYPVDGVHFDDYFYPYPVAGQSFDDDAAYDEHGGGFPDRAAWRRDNIDRLVRETADRIKEARPGARFGISPFGVWRNAATDPLGSDTRAGVETYDDLHADTRKWVREGWIDYIVPQLYWNIGFAAADYAKLVPWWAEVARGSSTQLYVGEALYKAGDPAQPAPWQETGELSRHLTLAGEYPQVRGHVYFAAKDVAADRIGAMARVVADHYGQPASPPR; encoded by the coding sequence ATGGGACGAGTCTCACGCAGGGCGTTCGCGGTGGCGGCGCTGTCGGCTTTCACGATGATGCCTCAGGCGTCGGCCGCCCCCGGGCGGAAGGGCGGGGCGCCGGAATCCGAGATGCGGGGCGTCTGGATCGCCTCCGTGGCCAACCGCGACTGGCCATCGAAGCCCGGGCTGACCGCGTCGCAGCAGCGCGCCGAGCTGCTCACTCACCTCGACACGGCGGTCAGCAACCGGCTCAACACCGTGTTCCTCCAGGTCCGGCCCACGGCGGACGCCCTGTGGCCCTCGCCGTACGAGCCCTGGTCGCAGTACCTCACCGGCACCCAGGGCAAGGACCCCGGCTGGGACCCGCTGGGCACGGCAGTGCAGGAGGCGCATGCCCGGGGCCTCCGGCTGCACGCCTGGTTCAACCCGTACCGGATCGCCGCTCACGCCGACCCGACCAGGCTCGTCGCCTCCCACCCCGCCCGCCGGAACCCCGACTGGGTGGTGACGTACGGCGGGAAGCTGTTCTACAACCCGGGGCTGCCCGAGGTCCGCGCCTTCGTCGAGGACGCGATGCTCGACGCGGTGGCGAAGTACCCCGTGGACGGCGTCCACTTCGACGACTACTTCTACCCGTACCCCGTGGCGGGGCAGAGCTTCGACGACGACGCGGCCTACGACGAGCACGGCGGCGGCTTCCCGGACCGGGCCGCCTGGCGGCGGGACAACATCGACCGGCTGGTGCGGGAGACGGCGGACCGCATCAAGGAGGCCCGTCCGGGCGCCCGCTTCGGTATCAGCCCCTTCGGCGTGTGGCGCAACGCCGCGACCGACCCGCTCGGCTCGGACACCCGGGCGGGTGTGGAGACGTACGACGATCTGCACGCCGACACCCGGAAGTGGGTGCGGGAGGGCTGGATCGACTACATCGTCCCGCAGCTGTACTGGAACATCGGCTTCGCCGCCGCCGACTACGCGAAGCTGGTGCCCTGGTGGGCGGAGGTCGCGCGCGGCAGCTCGACGCAGCTCTATGTGGGGGAGGCGCTGTACAAGGCCGGCGACCCGGCGCAGCCCGCCCCGTGGCAGGAGACCGGCGAGCTCTCCCGGCACCTGACGCTGGCCGGGGAGTACCCGCAGGTGCGCGGACACGTCTACTTCGCCGCCAAGGACGTGGCGGCCGACCGGATCGGGGCGATGGCGCGGGTGGTCGCCGACCACTACGGGCAGCCGGCGTCGCCCCCGCGCTGA